The region AAGAAGCAACGGTGGTTGCAGGTCATGGCCCTGACACGCGTCTTGGCGATGAAATGCGTGAAAACCCTTTTGTGCGTGCCTAAGTAAAGCCGCCAGGGAATTTTTACCGCTGGTCGTGTTCAAACGCCAATAAAGGTCCATTGCCAACGACCTTTGCCCCTAGAAAGACAGATCAGGAGCTACACCATGTTCATTTCGCGTCGTATGATCATTGCCGCAAGTGCTGTTGCATTGCTGGCGGGCTGCGCCTCGCCTAACCCTTATGACAGCAGCCAGGGCCAAGCCTCAACGGGCATGAGCAAGACGGCCAAGTACGGCGGTCTTGGAGCGTTGGCCGGTGCATTGGCCGGTGCGGCGATTGACCATGACAACCGTGGCAAGGGTGCGCTGATCGGCGCTGCCGTAGCGGGTCTGGGGGCTGCCGGTTATGGCTACTACGCGGACAAGCAAGAAGCTGAGCTACGCGCAAGCATGGCCAATACCGGGGTTGAGGTTCAGCGTCAGGGCGATAACATCACCCTCGTGATGCCAGGCAATATTACTTTTGCCACCAGCTCGGCCAACATCGCCCCAAGCTTCTATCAGCCGCTGAATAACCTGGCGAACTCGCTGAAGCAGTTCAACAATCAAAACCAGATCCAGATTGTGGGCTACACCGACAGCACGGGTAACTACAACTACAACATGCAGCTTTCCCAGCAGCGTGCGCAGAGTGTAGCGACCTACCTGACGTCTCAGGGCGTGAGCGGTCAGTACCTGTCCGTTCGCGGCGCCGGCCCGGCTGACCCGATCGCGAGCAACGCAACAGCAGACGGTCGTGCGCAAAACCGCCGTGTCCAGATCACCCTGGCTCCGATCCCGGGCATGCAGTATCAGCAGAATGGTCAGGTTCAGCAGTACCCGTAAGGCTTTGACGTGATCGTCTAATGGTTGCCGAAGGCTACATCCCTTGGGGCAACAGCTGTACATCGATTCACGACTCAACAAAAAGCCCCGCGATCCTTGCAGATCGCGGGGCTTTTTGTTGAACGCTTTGCGGAAGAGTTACTTCTTCAGACCGTAATGCTCGTCGAGCATCCCGGGGGCGTTCGGGGTTTTTGGCGCGTAGTCCAATGGAGGCTCGGCGCTGTGTGGCGGTGTAAGGCGCTCGCGATGAGGTTGTGGCACGTCAGAGTGCAGCGCTGCCAGCAGGCGTTGGCGAGTTTGCTCGTCCAGGGCCAAACGGTTGGCGCCCTCGGCAAGGTGTTCTTGCACATCCTGATAGCTCTGAGTGAGTTTTTTCACCAGATTTGCCGTGGTGTTGAAGTGGGTAACCACTTCGCTTTGATAACTGTCAAAACGTTCCTGGATGTCGTCCAGCTGACGCTGCGTGCGGTTAGGCGCGGCATTCGGCAGCAGACGAGCGACCAGAAAACCAATGGCGACACCGGCAACCAGGGCTAGGGTCGGCAACAACCAAATTAAGAGCGAGTGTTCCACGAGTCCTTCCTCTATAAACGGCTTTGCTTTACGTTAACGGCTCGGACCTGCGCTGTATACCGCGATGCACTCGCAAATATGTCAGACAGAATCTATCAGCTAGACGAGTCGACCCAATTTGAGGTCACGGAGTTCCTTCTTGCTTACCCGCGAAACCCCTGTAGAAATTGCCGGCCCGGTCGGCCCACTGGAAGCCTTGTACCTTGAATCGCCTGCGCCACACGGCCTTGCGCTGCTGTGCCACCCTAATCCGGTGCAGGGCGGAACAATGATGAATAAAGTGGTTTCGACCCTCCAGCGCACAGCCCGTGATGCTGGCCTGAGTACCTTGCGGTTTAATTACCGTGGCGTCGGCGCGAGTGCCGGCAATCACGATATGGGCACCGGCGAAGTCGATGATGCATTGGCTGCTGCACACTGGCTGCGTGCCCGGAACCCTGATTTGCCCATCACCTTGCTGGGCTTTTCGTTCGGTGGGTTTGTTGCCGCCAGCCTTGGCGGACGCCTCGAGGCTCAGGGCGAAACCCTGGCACGCCTGATCATGGTTGCTCCGGCAGTCATGCGCTTGCGCGACGAAGATGCGTTGCCCCTGGCGTGTCCGTTGACGGTTATCCAGCCAGAAACTGACGAAGTGATCGATCCCCAGTTGATCTATGACTGGTCAAACGCGCTGACGCGTCCCCATGAGCTGCTGAAAGTGGCAGAATGCGGGCACTTTTTTCACGGCAAGCTACCTGAACTCAAAGAGTTGGTGGCGCCACGCCTTTCGAATTGATTGCAGCCTGATAAGCGATTACCCATGACCACTCGTACCCGTATCCTCACCGGTATTACCACTACCGGTACGCCGCACCTGGGCAACTACGCCGGGGCCATTCGCCCTGCGATCGTCGCCAGCCGTGACAGCAATGCCGACTCGTTCTACTTTTTGGCCGACTATCATGCGTTGATCAAATGCGATGACCCGCTGCGCATTCAGCGCTCGCGTCAGGAAATCGCTGCGACCTGGCTGGCGGCCGGTCTGGATGTTGAGCGCGTGACGTTCTATCGCCAGTCAGACATTCCTGAAATTCCTGAGCTGACCTGGTTGCTCACCTGCGTCGCGGCCAAGGGTTTGCTCAATCGTGCCCACGCTTATAAAGCGTCGGTCGACAAGAATCTGGAAAATGGCGAGGACCCGGATGCGGGCATCACCATGGGGCTGTACAGCTACCCGGTGCTGATGGCTGCGGACATCCTGATGTTCAATGCGAACAAGGTTCCGGTAGGGCGAGATCAGATCCAGCACGTCGAAATGGCCCGCGATATCGGCCAGCGCTTCAACCATCTGTTCGGTAACGGCAAAGAGTTCTTTGCCATGCCTGAAGCATTGATCGAAGAAAGCGTGGCCACCTTGCCAGGTCTTGATGGCCGCAAAATGTCCAAAAGCTACGACAACACCATTCCGTTGTTCAGCAGCGCCAAGGACATGAAAAGCGCGATTTCGCGGATCGTGACCGACTCCCGTGCCCCGGGCGAAGCCAAAGATCCTGATAACTCGCATTTGTTCACCCTGTATCAGGCATTCTCGACGCCTGAGCAATCGGCTGAGTTCCGTGGCGAATTGCTGCAGGGGCTTGGCTGGGGTGAAGCGAAGGAGCGTCTGTTCAAGCTGCTGGACGGCGAGCTGGGGGAGTCCCGTGAGCGTTATCACGAGTTGATGTCGCGCCCTTCGGACATGGAGGACATCCTTCAGACCGGCGCACAGAAAGCGCGCAAGCTGGCAACCCCGTTTTTGGCTGAGTTGCGTGAGGCTGTTGGCCTGCGCTCGTTTGTCAGTGAAGCCCGGACGGCCACTACGGCCAAGAAGAAAGCGAGCAAGGGCCCGCGTTTTGTCAGCTTCCGCGATGAAGACGCCAGCTTCCGCTTCCGCTTGCTGGCGGCTGACGGCGAGCAACTGCTGCTGTCGCGCAGCTTTACCGATGGCAAGGCCGCCGGCCAGGTCACCAAACAGCTGCAAGCAGGCCAGCCTCTGGATGTGCGCACCGAGGCGCTGAGCTTCAGTATCTGGGTGGATGATGCATGCGTGGCCGACAGTCCGGCCTTTGCCGATACAGCGGCGCGTGATGCGGCAATCGAGACGTTGCGTCTGGCCCTGCTGCCCGCGCAAGACTGAGAAAGTGCGACGTTTAGTCTCAGGTTTGATTGCCATTCCTCAGGGCCGTCGCTACAGTGGCGGCCCGTTTTTGTTGCCTTGCTAACGAATTATGACGCCTCTAGAACGATACCAAGCTGATCTGAAACGCCCGGACTTCTTCCATGATGCCGCGCAGGAAAACGCTGTGCGCCATTTGCAGCGTCTGTACGAGGACCTGGTTGCAGCTTCGCAGAGCAAGCCGGGCCTGTTCGGCAAGCTGTTCGGCAAAAAAGAGCAGACCCCGGTCAAGGGGCTGTATTTCTGGGGGGGGGTTGGCCGGGGTAAAACCTATCTGGTCGATACGTTCTTTGATGCCTTGCCGTTCAAAGAGAAGGTTCGTACGCACTTCCACCGCTTCATGAAGCGTGTGCACGAAGAAATGCGCACCCTCAATGGCGAAAAGAACCCATTGACCATCATTGCCAAGCGTTTCTCCGATGAGGCGCGGGTGATTTGTTTCGATGAGTTCTTTGTGTCGGACATTACCGACGCCATGATCCTTGGCACATTGATGGAGGAGCTGTTCAAAAACGGCGTTACCCTGGTGGCCACGTCGAACATCGTGCCGGACGGCCTGTACAAGGACGGCCTGCAGCGTGCGCGTTTCTTGCCGGCGATTGCGCTGATCAAGCAGCACACTGAAATTGTCAACGTCGACAGCGGTGTCGACTATCGGTTGCGCCATCTGGAGCAGGCCGAGTTGTTCCACTTCCCGCTCGATGAAGCGGCCGAAAAAAGTCTGCGTGAGAGTTTCAAAGCGTTGACTCATGATTCCGGTCGAGTGGTTGAAGATGATGCGCTGATCATTGAGAACCGTACCATTCGTGCGCTTCGTACCTGCGACGACGTGGCCTGGTTCGACTTCCGGGAGCTCTGCGACGGCCCGCGCAGCCAGAACGACTACATTGAGCTCGGCAAGATTTTCAATGCCGTGATCCTCAGCGGTGTCGAGCAAATGGAAGTCAAGACCGACGACATTGCTCGCCGTTTCATCAATATGGTCGACGAGTTCTATGACCGTAACGTCAAGCTGATCATCTCGGCTGAAGTCGAGCTTAAAGACCTCTACAAGGGTGGGCGCCTGAACTTCGAGTTCCAGCGCACCCTCAGCCGCTTGCTGGAAATGCAATCCCACGAGTACCTGACGCGGGCGCACAAACCGTAGTCGGAACGTTGTAAAAAAGGCCTGCATTGCAGGCCTTTTTTTTTGGCAGTTATGCAGGCTTACGCTGCCTGCTGGAACTGTTGCCGGTATTGGTGGGGCGAGAGCTCGGTGTGTTGGCGAAACAGCCGTGCAAAGAAGCTGGCGTCGTCGTAGCCCACGTCATAGCTGATGGTCTTGATGCTCTTGCGAGTTGCCGAGAGCAGGCCTTTGGCGGTTTCTATGCGCAGGCGCTGCAGGTAATGCAAGGGCTTGTCGCCGGTCGCGGTCTGGAACCGGCGCATGAAATTGCGGATGCTCATGCCGTGATCGCGGGCCACGTCTTCGAAGCGAAACTTATCCGCCAGATGGTCTTCGAGCCAGTGCTGGATCTGCAGGATGATCACGTCCTGATGCAGTTTTTGCCCGCCAAAACCGATACGTCCGGGGGTGTAGTTACGCTGAACCTCGTACAGGATGTCACGGGCCACGGCCTGGGCAATATTGGCGCCGCAGAAGCGCTCGATCAAATAAATGTACAGGTCGCAGGCAGACGTCGGGCCACCCGCGCAGTACAGGTTGTCTGCATCGGTCAGGTGTTTGTCCTGATTGAGGTAAACCTGTGGATAGCGCTGGGCGAAAGAGCTGAAAAAGCGCCAATAGGTCGTGGCTTCCTTGCCGTTGAGCAGTCCGGTCTCGGCGAGCCAGAAGACCCCGGTGGCTTCTGCGCACAGGACGGCGCCACGGGCATGTTGTTCGCGCAGCCACGGCAGGATTTGCGGGTAGCGCTGGCACAGGGTGTCAAAATCGTCCCAAAAGGCCGGGAGGATGATGATGTCGGTGTCTTCCAGGCCACCGTCGACGGGCAGCACCACATTGCTGAAGCTGCAGACGGATTGGCCATCCGGGCTGACCAGGCGTGTTTCGAAGGTCGGGCACAGGCCTTGGCCCAATTGTTTGCCATGACGCAGGCTGGCGAGATGAAAAAAGTCCTTGGCTTGCATCAGGGTTGAAGCGAACACCCGATCGATAGCC is a window of Pseudomonas taetrolens DNA encoding:
- a CDS encoding OmpA family protein, whose product is MFISRRMIIAASAVALLAGCASPNPYDSSQGQASTGMSKTAKYGGLGALAGALAGAAIDHDNRGKGALIGAAVAGLGAAGYGYYADKQEAELRASMANTGVEVQRQGDNITLVMPGNITFATSSANIAPSFYQPLNNLANSLKQFNNQNQIQIVGYTDSTGNYNYNMQLSQQRAQSVATYLTSQGVSGQYLSVRGAGPADPIASNATADGRAQNRRVQITLAPIPGMQYQQNGQVQQYP
- a CDS encoding YhcB family protein — protein: MEHSLLIWLLPTLALVAGVAIGFLVARLLPNAAPNRTQRQLDDIQERFDSYQSEVVTHFNTTANLVKKLTQSYQDVQEHLAEGANRLALDEQTRQRLLAALHSDVPQPHRERLTPPHSAEPPLDYAPKTPNAPGMLDEHYGLKK
- a CDS encoding alpha/beta hydrolase; translated protein: MLTRETPVEIAGPVGPLEALYLESPAPHGLALLCHPNPVQGGTMMNKVVSTLQRTARDAGLSTLRFNYRGVGASAGNHDMGTGEVDDALAAAHWLRARNPDLPITLLGFSFGGFVAASLGGRLEAQGETLARLIMVAPAVMRLRDEDALPLACPLTVIQPETDEVIDPQLIYDWSNALTRPHELLKVAECGHFFHGKLPELKELVAPRLSN
- a CDS encoding tryptophan--tRNA ligase; the encoded protein is MTTRTRILTGITTTGTPHLGNYAGAIRPAIVASRDSNADSFYFLADYHALIKCDDPLRIQRSRQEIAATWLAAGLDVERVTFYRQSDIPEIPELTWLLTCVAAKGLLNRAHAYKASVDKNLENGEDPDAGITMGLYSYPVLMAADILMFNANKVPVGRDQIQHVEMARDIGQRFNHLFGNGKEFFAMPEALIEESVATLPGLDGRKMSKSYDNTIPLFSSAKDMKSAISRIVTDSRAPGEAKDPDNSHLFTLYQAFSTPEQSAEFRGELLQGLGWGEAKERLFKLLDGELGESRERYHELMSRPSDMEDILQTGAQKARKLATPFLAELREAVGLRSFVSEARTATTAKKKASKGPRFVSFRDEDASFRFRLLAADGEQLLLSRSFTDGKAAGQVTKQLQAGQPLDVRTEALSFSIWVDDACVADSPAFADTAARDAAIETLRLALLPAQD
- the zapE gene encoding cell division protein ZapE, whose protein sequence is MTPLERYQADLKRPDFFHDAAQENAVRHLQRLYEDLVAASQSKPGLFGKLFGKKEQTPVKGLYFWGGVGRGKTYLVDTFFDALPFKEKVRTHFHRFMKRVHEEMRTLNGEKNPLTIIAKRFSDEARVICFDEFFVSDITDAMILGTLMEELFKNGVTLVATSNIVPDGLYKDGLQRARFLPAIALIKQHTEIVNVDSGVDYRLRHLEQAELFHFPLDEAAEKSLRESFKALTHDSGRVVEDDALIIENRTIRALRTCDDVAWFDFRELCDGPRSQNDYIELGKIFNAVILSGVEQMEVKTDDIARRFINMVDEFYDRNVKLIISAEVELKDLYKGGRLNFEFQRTLSRLLEMQSHEYLTRAHKP
- a CDS encoding GlxA family transcriptional regulator; translated protein: MQAKDFFHLASLRHGKQLGQGLCPTFETRLVSPDGQSVCSFSNVVLPVDGGLEDTDIIILPAFWDDFDTLCQRYPQILPWLREQHARGAVLCAEATGVFWLAETGLLNGKEATTYWRFFSSFAQRYPQVYLNQDKHLTDADNLYCAGGPTSACDLYIYLIERFCGANIAQAVARDILYEVQRNYTPGRIGFGGQKLHQDVIILQIQHWLEDHLADKFRFEDVARDHGMSIRNFMRRFQTATGDKPLHYLQRLRIETAKGLLSATRKSIKTISYDVGYDDASFFARLFRQHTELSPHQYRQQFQQAA